GCAGGAGTTCGGGCCGGGCCAGCAGGACCATCTCGTTGGCCAGCGGTGCACCGGTCAGCAGGGGGCGCGGGTCGGTGAAGAGCTCACGGAGCTCGGTCAGGGAGATGCCCCGGCCCCGGAAGACAGGCGGCAGGTCAGGGCGGGTCTGGGCGATGAAGGAGGCGACCGCCAGGTTGGCGTCCCGGACCTCGCGGCGGAAGAGGGCTCGGTCGACGGTGGTGTCACCGAGGTCGTCCATGATCCAGGCGCCCAGGGCCGCGCGTTCGACGGGGTCGCTGAAGACCTGGACGGCGGCGCCCCAGTTGCGCTGCATCGCCTCGGCCAGGGTGCCGGGGTCGAGGAAGCGGACACCGACGAAGTGGTAGGGCGGCACCGGTCCGGTAGGACCGGGCACCGGGGTGTGCGGGCCCGACCTCCGGCTGTGGGGCGCGGAGTGCGGGGCGGACTGCGCGAACGGCGGGGGCTGCGGATAGTGATGGGACTGCTGTGTCTGGGGCTGCGCCTGCTGGGACCGTGCTTGCTGGGATTGGGCGTCAGCCGGGGCCATCCGGGTGTAGGCACGGGTCGGGTCGACCTTGGCGGGCGGGGCCACCCTGGTGGGGTCGACCGGTACGACACCGGCGGGCGGGTGTTCGGCGACCCTGGTCCCCTCGACCCCGACCCGGGTGGCGGCGTCGGGCGAGGACACCACCGCGGTGGCCGCGTGGTCCCCGATCGGCCGCGGGGCCCGGGCCGGCGCGCCGGCGGCGGGGGCGGAGATCAGCTGCCGCATGAGGGCCTCGGCGTCGGGCCGCTCCCGGGGGTCCTTGGCCATGCAGGTGCGGAGCGTGTCGGCGAAGGCACCCTCGAGCCCGCCCAGGTCCGGTTCTCCGCCCAGGATGCGGGCGATGCGCGCGGCCTGGGTGGGACCGTGGAAGGCCTCCCGCCCGGTCGCGGCGAAGACCATCACCGAAGCCCAGGCGAACACGTCCACCGCCGCGGTCAGCCGGGCCCCTTCGAGCTGTTCGGGGGCCATGTAGCCGATCGTGCCGACCACCCCGCTGGCCGTCACCGAGGTGGACTCCACCGCACGGGCGATCCCGAAGTCGATCACCCGCGGCCCGTCCTGGGCCAGCATGATGTTGTCCGGCTTCAGGTCCCGGTGCACCACGCCAGCGGCGTGGATGGCCGCCAACGCGGTCGCGGTGGCGACGGCCAGGCGCTGGAGCTCCGTCCCCGAGCGCGGTCCGTCCGTCGCGACGGAGGCCTGCAGGGTGGGACCGTCGATGTACTCGGTGGCGATCCACGGTTGGTCGGCGGCGGGGTCGGCGTCCAGGATCTCCGCGACGCAGAAGCCGCTCACCCGCTGGGCCTGCTCGACCTCCGCCGCGAACCGGCGCCGCATGTCCGCGTCGCCCGCCCAGCTGGCGTGCAGGATCTTGACCGCCGCCCTGGTCCCGTCCTCGGCCTCACCGAGGAAGAC
This DNA window, taken from Nocardiopsis exhalans, encodes the following:
- a CDS encoding serine/threonine protein kinase is translated as MDEPQNQDTEVERVGGYRLLRSLGRGGFGEVFLGEAEDGTRAAVKILHASWAGDADMRRRFAAEVEQAQRVSGFCVAEILDADPAADQPWIATEYIDGPTLQASVATDGPRSGTELQRLAVATATALAAIHAAGVVHRDLKPDNIMLAQDGPRVIDFGIARAVESTSVTASGVVGTIGYMAPEQLEGARLTAAVDVFAWASVMVFAATGREAFHGPTQAARIARILGGEPDLGGLEGAFADTLRTCMAKDPRERPDAEALMRQLISAPAAGAPARAPRPIGDHAATAVVSSPDAATRVGVEGTRVAEHPPAGVVPVDPTRVAPPAKVDPTRAYTRMAPADAQSQQARSQQAQPQTQQSHHYPQPPPFAQSAPHSAPHSRRSGPHTPVPGPTGPVPPYHFVGVRFLDPGTLAEAMQRNWGAAVQVFSDPVERAALGAWIMDDLGDTTVDRALFRREVRDANLAVASFIAQTRPDLPPVFRGRGISLTELRELFTDPRPLLTGAPLANEMVLLARPELLRLISAHHGPESAEYQRLAEQLDRAERAGNLLHQQLAQQLEGWRSTTPNVNPALVLAFLLNPGQMVPPTDNGDPGVAEWVDILWQRVMNSDAPDNAGYAAAIHGSTGTLQALSRQRRYWESRYSEVSTAHEALLGKVRLQERLDRTTRLSKFALLGLPVGFVMYHMGGAGEFFGNLAMWVGLIAVPVLLGAIATNVVICGRAARRRQRAMELHNTVHQLPQLTSGVERIRADLAQARRLTAG